In the Phaseolus vulgaris cultivar G19833 chromosome 7, P. vulgaris v2.0, whole genome shotgun sequence genome, one interval contains:
- the LOC137827794 gene encoding LOW QUALITY PROTEIN: beta-conglycinin beta subunit 1-like (The sequence of the model RefSeq protein was modified relative to this genomic sequence to represent the inferred CDS: deleted 2 bases in 1 codon): protein MGSRFPLLMLLGIVFLASVSESLTEKPSRRKCVKICESEKDLSRGQTCQLRCKHVSEPGGKEEEEREIPEPHLSHEERVRRERGHQEGEKKKKEVEKEEREKPRPFPPPHPTEHEREEEQWTGRHRRGDPEERERVRQREREEEEIRERERKKKKGEKHWRREKKEKWEEIEEDPGFPNSDSQTQNNPFHFSSNRFRTLFKNKHGHIRVLQRFDQRSSTKLQNLQDYRVVEFKSRPHTLLLPHRADADFLLVVLSGRALINFVEPEDRDCYYLDPGYAQIIPAGTTFYLVNPERNKNLRVIKLAIPVNKPGKFDENFFLSRTQDQQFYLQGFSGILEASFDDSKFEEINKVLFGEERPQEGVIVELSNEKIRKLSRSAESSSRKINSFEYKPFDLRSSSPIYSNKFGAFYEITPDKNPHLRKLNILLNYVDINKGGLLLPHYNSKAIVILVVSEGEANIELLGLREQQQEERREVQKYRAELSEDDVFIIPAAYPVAINATSNLNFIAFGINAENNQRNFLAGEKENVISEIPRQVLEVNVEKLIKKQRESYFVDAQPQQQKGEYWEKRKKGSFVFNFGRSLLNILCRKSSYTVGRKYPAM from the exons ATGGGATCACGGTTTCCTTTGTTAATGTTGTTAGGAATTGTTTTCCTAGCATCAGTTTCTGAATCTTTAACGGAGAAGCCGAGTCGGCGTAAATGTGTGAAGATATGCGAGAGCGAGAAAGATCTGTCCAGGGGGCAAACATGCCAGCTTCGTTGCAAGCACGTTTCTGAGCCTGGggggaaagaagaagaagaaagagagattCCTGAGCCACATCTATCACACGAAGAGAGGGTGCGTCGAGAGAGAGGACACCAGGAgggtgagaagaagaagaaggaagtgGAAAAAGAAGAGCGTGAAAAACCTCGTCCATTTCCACCTCCACACCCGACAGAGCATGAACGTGAAGAAGAACAGTGGACAGGACGGCATCGTCGTGGAGATCCGGAAGAGAGGGAGAGGGTGAGGCAGAGGGAGAGGGAGGAGGAGGAAataagagagagggagaggaagaagaagaagggagaGAAACACTGGAGACGTgagaagaaggagaaatgggaAGAGATAGAAGAAGATCCAGGTTTCCCAAACTCAGACTCACAAACACAGAACAACCCTTTTCACTTCAGCTCGAATAGATTCCGCACTCTTTTCAAGAACAAACACGGTCACATCCGTGTCCTTCAGAGGTTTGACCAACGCAGCTCCACAAAACTTCAGAACCTTCAAGACTACCGTGTTGTGGAGTTCAAGTCCAGACCGCACACCCTTCTTCTCCCTCACCGTGCTGATGCTGATTTCCTCCTCGTTGTCCTTAGTG GGAGAGCCTTAATTAACTTCGTGGAACCGGAGGACAGGGACTGCTACTACCTTGACCCTGGTTATGCCCAAATAATTCCTGCAGGAACCACTTTCTACTTGGTTAACCCTGAGAGAAACAAAAATCTCAGAGTAATTAAACTCGCCATACCCGTTAACAAACCTGGCAAATTTGATGAG AATTTCTTCCTATCTAGAACCCAAGACCAACAGTTCTACTTGCAAGGGTTCAGCGGTATTTTAGAGGCCTCCTTCGATGAC AGTAAATTCGAGGAGATAAACAAGGTCCTGTTTGGAGAGGAGAGGCCGCAAGAGGGAGTGATTGTGGAACTGTCAAATGAAAAGATTCGGAAACTGAGTAGAAGTGCCGAATCTAGTTCAAGGAAAATCAATTCCTTCGAATATAAACCTTTTGACTTGAGAAGTTCCAGCCCAATCTATTCCAACAAGTTTGGCGCGTTTTATGAGATCACCCCAGACAAAAATCCCCATCTTCGGAAGTTAAATATCCTCCTCAATTATGTGGATATCAACAAG GGAGGTCTTCTTCTGCCACACTACAATTCAAAGGCTATAGTCATACTGGTGGTTAGTGAAGGAGAAGCAAACATTGAACTTCTTGGCCTAAGAGAACAACAACAAGAGGAACGTAGGGAAGTGCAGAAGTATAGAGCTGAGTTATCTGAAGATGATGTATTTATAATCCCAGCAGCTTATCCAGTTGCCATCAACGCAACCTCCAATCTGAATTTCATTGCTTTCGGTATCAATGCTGAGAACAACCAGAGGAACTTCCTTGCAG GTGAGAAAGAGAATGTGATAAGCGAGATACCTAGACAAGTGTTGGAGGTGAATGTTGAGAAGCTAATAAAGAAGCAGAGAGAATCATACTTTGTGGATGCGCAgcctcaacaacaa aaaggAGAATACTGGGAGAAACGGAAGAAAGGTTCCTTTGTCTTCAATTTTGGGCGCTCTCTACTAAATATTCTATGCCGCAAGAGTTCATACACCGTTGGACGAAAGTATCCGGCTATGTAA
- the LOC137828005 gene encoding uncharacterized protein, with product MELIQLDFGILANKLGVMCGGEEEEILEELERLEERDFDVLKRQEEGDSNVGWVPNDGVNGAHNLLTMWYKDAFYCDSHLTGKDFVAIFGHHLKAKMKCVVFNVYALCILSEKVALCEELSSNKVGQQNMMWCFCGDFNVVRSANERKVKWVSEEQTVLVTEEWLHVWPMCKQYVQPRVISDHCALVVKSMIKDWEPRPFRTIDAWNWERCNASFIALVPKVNDPAQLDQYRPISLVGALYKIITKVLSCRIKNVLPSVIDENQSVFLKEKEMLDSVLVANEVVEKLKRCRRSGLCLKVDYEKAYDSIR from the exons ATGGAGCTGATTCAATTAGACTTTGGGATCTTGGCAAACAAATTGGGGGTTATGTGCGGCGGAGAGGAGGAAGAGATTCTTGAAGAGTTAGAACGTTTGGAAGAAAGAGATTTTGATGTATTGAAGAGGCAGGAGGAGG GGGATAGTAATGTTGGGTGGGTGCCTAATGATGGTGTAAATGGTGCTCACAACCTGCTCACTATGTGGTACAAAGACGCTTTCTATTGTGATAGTCACCTGACGGGGAAAGACTTCGTGGCTATTTTTGGTCACCATCTTAAAGCTAAAATGAAGTGCGTAGTGTTCAATGTGTATGCTCTCTGTATCTTGAGTGAAAAAGTTGCATTATGTGAGGAATTATCATCCAACAAAGTTGGCCAACAAAATATGATGTGGTGTTTTTGTGGAGATTTTAATGTCGTTAGAAGTGCAAATGAAAGGAAAG TCAAATGGGTCAGTGAAGAGCAGACAGTTCTTGTTACTGAAGAATGGTTACACGTGTGGCCAATGTGCAAACAATATGTCCAACCTAGAGTAATTTCGGATCATTGTGCACTAGTGGTGAAGTCTATGATTAAGGATTGGGAGCCAAGGCCGTTCAGAACTATTGATGCGTGGAATTGGGAGA GGTGCAATGCTTCATTTATAGCTCTAGTACCTAAAGTGAACGACCCAGCACAATTGGATCAATATAGACCTATCTCATTAGTGGGAGCCTTATATAAGATTATAACAAAGGTTTTATCTTGTAGAATTAAGAATGTCTTGCCCTCAGTCATTGATGAGAATCAGTCAGTGTTCCTAAAGGAGAAAGAGATGCTAGATAGTGTTCTAGTGGCCAATGAGGTTGTAGAAAAGCTCAAAAGGTGTAGGAGGAGTGGGTTATGCTTGAAGGTGGATTATGAGAAGGCGTATGACTCGATAAGATGA
- the LOC137827797 gene encoding phaseolin, alpha-type-like, with translation MMRARVPLLLLGILFLASLSASFATSLREEEESQDNPFYFNSDNSWNTLFKNQYGHIRVLQRFDQQSKRLQNLEDYRLVEFRSKPETLLLPQQADAELLLVVRSGSAILVLVKPDDRREYFFLTQGDNPIFSDNQKIPAGTIFYLVNPDPKEDLRIIQLAMPVNNPQIHEFFLSSTEAQQSYLQEFSKHILEASFNSKFEEINRVLFEEEGQQEGVIVNIDSEQIEELSKHAKSSSRKSHSKQDNTIGNEFGNLTERTDNSLNVLISSIEMKEGALFVPHYYSKAIVILVVNEGEAHVELVGPKGNKETLEFESYRAELSKDDVFVIPAAYPVAIKATSNVNFTGFGINANNNNRNLLAGKTDNVISSIGRALDGKDVLGLTFSGSGEEVMKLINKQSGSYFVDGHHHQQEQQKGSHQQEQQKGRKGAFVY, from the exons ATGATGAGAGCAAGGGTTCCACTCCTGTTGCTGGGAATTCTTTTCCTGGCATCACTTTCTGCCTCATTTGCCACTTCACTCCGGGAGGAGGAAGAGAGCCAAGATAACCCCTTCTACTTCAACTCTGACAACTCCTGGAACACTCTATTCAAAAACCAATATGGTCACATTCGTGTCCTCCAGAGGTTCGACCAACAATCCAAACGACTTCAGAATCTTGAAGACTACCGTCTTGTGGAGTTCAGGTCCAAACCCGAAACCCTCCTTCTTCCTCAGCAGGCTGATGCTGAGTTACTCCTAGTTGTCCGTAGTG gGAGCGCCATACTCGTCTTGGTGAAACCTGATGATCGCAGAGAGTACTTCTTCCTTACGCAAGGCGATAACCCGATATTCTCTGATAACCAGAAAATCCCTGCAGGAACCATTTTCTATTTGGTTAACCCTGACCCCAAAGAGGATCTCAGAATAATCCAACTCGCCATGCCCGTTAACAACCCTCAGATTCAT GAatttttcctatctagcacagAAGCCCAACAATCCTACTTGCAAGAGTTCAGCAAGCATATTCTAGAGGCCTCCTTCAAT AGCAAATTCGAGGAGATCAACAGGGTTCTGTTTGAAGAGGAGGGACAGCAAGAGGGAGTGATTGTGAACATTGATTCTGAACAGATTGAGGAACTGAGCAAACATGCAAAATCTAGTTCAAGGAAATCCCATTCCAAACAAGATAACACAATTGGAAACGAATTTGGAAACCTGACTGAGAGGACCGATAACTCCTTGAATGTGTTAATCAGTTCTATAGAGATGAAAGAG GGAGCTCTTTTTGTGCCACACTACTATTCTAAGGCCATTGTTATACTAGTGGTTAATGAAGGAGAAGCACATGTTGAACTTGTTGGCCCAAAAGGAAATAAGGAAACCTTGGAATTTGAGAGCTACAGAGCTGAGCTTTCTAAAGACGATGTATTTGTAATCCCAGCAGCATATCCAGTTGCCATCAAGGCTACCTCCAACGTGAATTTCACTGGTTTCGGTATCAATGCTAATAACAACAATAGGAACCTCCTTGCag GTAAGACGGACAATGTCATAAGCAGCATCGGTAGAGCTCTGGACGGTAAAGACGTGTTGGGGCTTACGTTCTCTGGGTCTGGTGAAGAAGTTATGAAGCTGATCAACAAGCAGAGTGGATCGTACTTTGTGGATGGACACCATCACCAACAGGAACAGCAAAAGGGAAGTCACCAACAGGAACAGCAAAAGGGAAGAAAGGGTGCATTTGTGTACTGA